A window of Castanea sativa cultivar Marrone di Chiusa Pesio chromosome 1, ASM4071231v1 contains these coding sequences:
- the LOC142606896 gene encoding uncharacterized protein LOC142606896, whose product MDSSVPRFPVTYKSLSLDIKGNKTEVVLCSYDDHFLVIATQIGAMGTILHARKEEGVSIEPTFNVSAVFGKRDEPMLLACARQLIQDISISGSSKSLVISLGLKDHSAETLKGVVSAVIENHLW is encoded by the exons ATGGATAGCTCAGTCCCGCGCTTTCCTGTCACCTACAAGAGTCTCTCACTGGATATTAAG GGGAACAAAACAGAAGTAGTCCTTTGTAGTTATGATGATCATTTTCTT GTGATTGCAACTCAAATAGGAGCCATGGGGACAATACTCCATGCCAG GAAGGAGGAAGGGGTGTCAATTGAGCCAACATTCAATGTGTCTGCAGTATTTGGCAAACGAGATGAG CCAATGCTGCTGGCATGTGCTCGTCAGTTAATTCAAGACATCAG CATCTCAGGCTCCTCCAAATCATTGGTGATCTCTCTTGGACTCAAGGACCATTCTGCG GAGACACTGAAGGGAGTTGTTTCTGCTGTTATTGAGAACCACCTCTGGTAA